The bacterium genome window below encodes:
- a CDS encoding PAS domain-containing protein codes for MEEHRDLWQELWKYDPNALVVVNPRMEVLIVNPAFCRMFLVSAERVVGMNLERLLGDIEEFRAIYAENRVVEGMTKRFPAYGLTVRMVAFALKQRGMLAAIFHDVTNEEKQRDELQRIREHAAQKVNDVVEAQMRVVQEVAGLLGEAVANTRVSLYQLIRTIEAEED; via the coding sequence GTGGAAGAACACCGCGACCTGTGGCAGGAGCTGTGGAAGTACGACCCGAACGCGCTCGTCGTCGTCAACCCGCGGATGGAAGTGCTGATCGTCAACCCGGCCTTCTGCCGCATGTTCCTCGTCAGCGCCGAGCGGGTCGTGGGGATGAACCTCGAGCGGCTGCTCGGCGACATCGAGGAGTTCCGCGCGATCTACGCCGAGAACCGCGTCGTCGAGGGGATGACCAAGCGCTTCCCCGCCTACGGGCTGACGGTGCGGATGGTCGCCTTCGCGCTCAAGCAGCGCGGGATGCTCGCCGCGATCTTCCACGACGTCACGAACGAGGAGAAGCAGCGCGACGAGCTGCAGCGGATCCGCGAGCACGCGGCGCAGAAGGTCAACGACGTCGTCGAGGCCCAGATGCGCGTCGTGCAGGAGGTCGCCGGGCTGCTCGGCGAGGCGGTGGCCAACACGCGCGTCTCGCTCTACCAGCTGATCCGCACGATCGAAGCCGAGGAAGACTGA
- a CDS encoding serine/threonine-protein phosphatase encodes MKSFVHHRAINKAGEEVCGDSFRTYAGGDRCFFVLSDGLGSGIKASIFSNLTVRIITAMAAADIPLSEIVRTVSRTLPLCRERGIAYATFTMADVSSDGFCELVSYDNPDPILVRGGKVFVPEWEERTIQDKKVKVASLQLDQGDAIFQVSDGVVYAGLGREMNFGWQWSNVAQFVADAFAETKSVEDTVDRLLARVAELYGGEPGDDATVIGSEIRQIRSIALFTGPPMDRADDRKVVEAFLAAPGRKVICGGTTANIVARVTGRFAEVDISSARKDVPPMGIMEGIDLVTEGVLTISRAVQLLKEANLDERNIPEDRNGATELARALLGADHVKLFLGLRVDPLYQNPLLPLSISLRKYLGQELIALLRDAGKSVEIEYH; translated from the coding sequence ATGAAGTCCTTCGTCCACCACCGGGCGATCAACAAGGCCGGCGAGGAGGTCTGCGGCGACAGCTTCCGCACCTACGCCGGAGGCGACCGCTGCTTCTTCGTCCTCTCCGACGGCCTCGGCTCGGGGATCAAGGCCAGCATCTTCTCCAACCTGACGGTGCGGATCATCACCGCCATGGCCGCCGCCGACATCCCGCTCTCCGAGATCGTGCGCACCGTCTCCCGCACGCTGCCGCTCTGCCGCGAGCGCGGCATCGCCTACGCGACGTTCACGATGGCCGACGTCTCCAGCGACGGCTTCTGCGAGCTGGTCAGCTACGACAACCCGGACCCGATCCTCGTCCGCGGCGGCAAGGTCTTCGTGCCGGAGTGGGAGGAGCGGACGATCCAGGACAAGAAGGTCAAGGTCGCCTCGCTCCAGCTCGACCAGGGGGACGCGATCTTCCAGGTCAGCGACGGCGTCGTCTACGCCGGCCTCGGCCGGGAGATGAACTTCGGCTGGCAATGGAGCAACGTCGCCCAGTTCGTCGCCGACGCCTTCGCCGAGACCAAGTCGGTCGAGGACACGGTGGACCGCCTGCTGGCCCGCGTGGCCGAGCTCTACGGCGGCGAGCCGGGGGACGACGCGACGGTCATCGGCTCGGAGATCCGCCAGATCCGCTCGATCGCCCTCTTCACCGGCCCGCCGATGGACCGCGCCGACGACCGCAAGGTCGTGGAGGCGTTCCTCGCCGCGCCGGGGCGCAAGGTGATCTGCGGCGGCACGACGGCGAACATCGTCGCCCGCGTCACCGGCCGCTTCGCCGAGGTGGACATCTCGTCGGCGCGCAAGGACGTGCCGCCGATGGGGATCATGGAGGGGATCGACCTCGTCACCGAGGGGGTGCTGACGATCTCCCGCGCCGTGCAGCTGCTCAAGGAGGCGAACCTCGACGAGCGGAACATCCCCGAGGACCGCAACGGCGCGACGGAACTCGCCCGCGCGCTGCTCGGCGCCGACCACGTCAAGCTGTTCCTCGGGCTGCGCGTCGATCCGCTCTACCAGAACCCGCTGCTGCCGCTCTCGATCTCGCTGCGCAAGTACCTAGGGCAGGAGCTGATCGCCCTGCTGCGCGACGCGGGGAAGTCGGTCGAGATCGAGTACCACTGA